From the Chryseobacterium sp. G0201 genome, the window TCTTTATCTTCTTCTTTGGCTTCCTGCCCTTCTGCTGGAGGCATTTCTCCGAAAGTTCCTATGTAAGGATATTCTCCTCCGAAAACAGATTTATAGAAATCAAATGCTTCTCTGCAATTTCCGTTGAATGTTAAATAAACGTTTACTGACGCCATAATGTGTTCTTTTTTTTAAATTATAGTTTAGTTTTATTTTTTAAACACGAATAGCACTAATACTTTTCACAAATGACACTAATTTTATTTGTGAATATTCGTGTTTAAATATTTTATTTTGATTTAATTTTTAGCTCAAGATTCGTTTGCTTACTGCTTATTTTCTTGTGGTTTCAGCTAAAACCTAAGGTTTCTCAGACATTTCTTTTAATCTCGAAAGTCCTTTCTGGTAATCTTTTCCAATTGCATCTTCCATATTCATGAACATCTTCATTACTGTAAAAGGATACGGAATTTTTGAAGTAAATCCCCAAGTTGCTTTGCCGCCATTTCCCTCAGAAACTACGGTTACATAAGCATTGGCTTCACTTTCGTAAGGTGTTAAAAATTTGATTTTGGTATCAATTCTTTTTTTCGAGGCATCTACTTTTTTCACTTCCTGACAGCCATTTCCGGCTTCTTTACTTTCCCAACATACTTTTTCGCCCGGTTGTCCGGTTGTTCCTGTCCAGTCTTTTTTCATATTCGGGTCAAGATCATTCCAAGGACTCCATTGATCCATTGCTTTTAAAGTATTGGTATTCTGCCATACTTTTTCAATGGGAGCATTAATGGAAATTGATTTTTCGTAATTACAATCACCCGAAATAAAAGCCGCGAGAACAAGCCAAAAAATCAAGATAGAAGCTAAAACTATTGCAATTCCTTTTAAAATTTTCATATCATTTGTTTTTTAAATTTATCTGTGTTGATCAATTAAAATCATATTTCCATCCGGATCTTTCAGGAAAATATGTTCAGGACCGGAAGTCGTTTCTTCTGCCTCTTTTTCAAGCTGAACTCCATTTTCTTTTAAATGTATCTGAATTTCACGAACATCATCAAAATTTTCCAAATTCTGTGCATTTTGGTCCCAACCCGGATTGAAAGTAAGCATATTTCCATCAAACATCGCCTGAAATAAACCAATTAAATGCCCATCATTTTTCATGATAAGGTAATTTTGCTCTAAACTTCCCGCCATAATATTGAAGCCTAATTTTTCGTAAAAATCTTTAGATTTCTGAAGATCTTTTACACTTAAGCTTATTGAAAATGCGCCTAATTTCATATATAGATTTTTATTATTTTTTATTTAAAGCTAATTTATATCCAACCAAAACAAATCCCCAAACTGCGATTCCGAGAACCCAAAACCAGATCGGAGTCGGTAAAATATACATCATGTAAATACCTTGCAGTAAGAAGATAACTCCACAAATTACAGCGTAAGTTTTCTTATTATCACCAGCAATTTTTGTGGCGACAAATCCTGCAATCAGAGCTCCCAAAGCGTATCCAAGAATAACAAAAAGCAACGCCATCAACGGTGCAGTTTCTACATATTGCTTCAAGGCTTCCATGTCGTTGTCGTTGATTCCGGCAGGTCGTGGAAATAAATAATGACCTAGTTTTTCAACGATTGTGATCGTTATAACGCCAGAGAAAAGTCCGCCAAGAACGGCTAAAATTTTTCTAAACATCGTTATTGATTTTTTAAACGTGTTTTAAAATCTAATGTTTCGTCATAGCTCTTCCAGTTACCGATGAATTCAATGTATTGAGCTTCGATCTTTTCGGTGGTTTTATTCCAATTGAAAGTATAAATGAACTTCCCTTTGAAAATCCCGGAATGTTTTCCTTTATTTTCTTCAGCAAACTCATACTCACCATAAACAGTACTTTTTTTCTTACCGTCTTTGTATTTGGTGATCGTTAAATTACCTTCAAGTTTTGAATAGGTTTTATCAACAAGAGAATATCCTGAAACAAAATATTCCTGGTCATTTTTCTTGTTTTGCTCTGAAGTATTGATCTTCAGCTTAATTCCTTCCTTACTGTTTCCGATTGTTCCTGTGTAAGGTTTGCTGTTGTTTAACCAAACATTGGATATATTTGGCATTTGGGCTAAAGCAAAGTTGGAAATAAGAATGAGGAGTAATAAAAGTTTTTTCATGTGGTGTATATTTGTAATGTGTGTTAAACTCCGAATTGCGACAAATGGTGATTTAAATGCTTTGCAAACATATTATTCCATTCCTCAGAATTTAGTTTTCCGAAAGAGAAAGACTCTTTACCATCAAAAGCTGAAGCTCCCAATTGTTGCGTTTTTTGGATATAGCCAATCAATCTTTTCTTTTCCTCATCAAAGTTTTTTCTTCCTGTTACCAAAAATTGTGGTGATGTAGGAGAATCTCTCGGATAAGCTTTTTCGCCTACCACTTTAGGCTTTACAAATCTTTTTAAAATAAATTTTGCAATTGCTCCCGGTTTCTTGTGTTTTTCGGGTTCATAAACCATTTCATATGTTATGCAACAGTGAGCCAACATCTGGTCTACCGTCATTTTCCCCCACAAACCGTGAGTATCTTCGATCAATTTATTTATTCTATCAATGTAATTCTGAGCGTCTTTTGCGTCAAATACGTTTTCCATCTTTTTCTAATTGTTAAAAAACAAATATATCAGTTTTTTTTCATCAATTTATGACTAATAAAAAAAAGGATGTAAACAACTATGAAATAAGAAGTTATAAGTTTAGAATTATCAGTTATAAATTACTGATTATGAATGGGAAAATAAGTAAATTATTCATCAATATTTTCAAAAGAATCCTCCTTATTTTCTGTTTCCGGTTTTACATATCTGAACGTTAGCCAAAGCTTAATTTTAAGAGCGATCCAGCCTAAAATTGCATAAATAATTAAAAGAATCACCAAATGTTTTAAATAAGGGAAAGTAAGTTCTACAGAACCTTTTTGAATCAACAAAATTTTGAAAGCCTGCAAAAACGGAGTCAGCGGAATAATATTTGCGATAAACTGAACAAACGCCGGCATCGCGCTCAACGGCCATGTAAATCCACTGATGATAAACGCCGGAGATGCAATCACCATAAGGATTTGAGTCGCTTTCAACGCATCAGGAATCAGAATACTGATCAACACACCCAAAAACGAAGCTGAACCTACAAAAACAGCAGTCAAAATGATAAAATTAAATATTCCTTCAGGCATCGGGACTTTGAAGATCATGTGCATGAAATAGTAAATTCCGACAATCAGAATTGAAAATACCCAGATCGGAATCACCTTAATCAACATCGTCGGAAATGCCCATTTTCTCATTCGGTAATATTCTTTTACAAAAGATCCACCCTGAAATTCTGCTGCAAAACTCACCGCCATCGCCAATAAAATAACCTGCTGCAAAACCACCGCCAACATTGCCGGCCACATAAAAATTAAATAATTACTGGTCGTATTGAAAAGTGTGATATAATTGGTTTTAAAAGGCTCGTACTGAGTTGCTGCTTTTGAAGCGGGCATCCCTGCTTTTTGAAGCGCTTTCATTGAAGCTCCGGCAGAGAATGTTCCAATAGTAAGCTGAAGTCCTTTGGTGGCGAAATTGGCCGTTAAAACGTTTCCTGTATTGATATAAACATTAACCTCAGGATATTTCTTCTGCAACATATCTCCTTCAAATTTTGATGGTATTATGACAACTGCTGCCGCTTCATATTTGATCACCTCATCTTTAATACTAACAGGTTCCTGCAAATAACGGATAACTTTAATGCTTTTATTGTCTTCCAGCATTTCTGTTAATTGATTTGATAATGGTGTATTATCTCTATCAATTACTAAAACAGGTGTATTTTCAACTTTTCCGCTCTTGTAGACGAATCCCAATAATGTTGCATAAAAAACCGGCGCCAGAAAGAAAACGGTTCTTAATGTCGAATTACCGATAAACAGCTTGAATTCTCGTTTTAAAAGTCGGAAAAACTCTTTCATATTATTTCAGGATAACATTAGCATTTACCAGAATATTTTTTGCTTTATTCATATCCTTTGGCTTGACTTTTATTTCATAAATCGCGTCCTGTAGCTGATAATCGGGGTAAGCTGTGGTAATATCAGCGTATCTCGTCAATTGCTTGATATATAAAATGGTTCCTTCTAAATTTTCTTTATTGTAAACCACCTGCAAATTGACAACCTGTCCTTTTTTGTATTTTGAAATTTCACTTTCAGGAACGGTAAATCTGAAATAAGTACTTTCCGGAATATAACCGTTAAATAACGCAAAACCAGCGGTCGCCAATTCGCCTGCATTCAAACTGATCGTTTCAATTTCCATGTCATTGGTGGCGATAATGTATCTTTCTGAGTAGGCCACATTTGCTTCCTGCAAAGCACCTTTCGCCTGTGAAGCCTGTCCGGCTGCCATTTCGACTTTTTCGAAGCGGGTTCCTCTTTTTACGTCATCCAATTCTGCAACTACCGCATCGTATTGGGCTTTTGCGCCCTGCATTTTAGC encodes:
- a CDS encoding SRPBCC family protein: MKILKGIAIVLASILIFWLVLAAFISGDCNYEKSISINAPIEKVWQNTNTLKAMDQWSPWNDLDPNMKKDWTGTTGQPGEKVCWESKEAGNGCQEVKKVDASKKRIDTKIKFLTPYESEANAYVTVVSEGNGGKATWGFTSKIPYPFTVMKMFMNMEDAIGKDYQKGLSRLKEMSEKP
- a CDS encoding VOC family protein, which gives rise to MKLGAFSISLSVKDLQKSKDFYEKLGFNIMAGSLEQNYLIMKNDGHLIGLFQAMFDGNMLTFNPGWDQNAQNLENFDDVREIQIHLKENGVQLEKEAEETTSGPEHIFLKDPDGNMILIDQHR
- a CDS encoding DUF1569 domain-containing protein — its product is MENVFDAKDAQNYIDRINKLIEDTHGLWGKMTVDQMLAHCCITYEMVYEPEKHKKPGAIAKFILKRFVKPKVVGEKAYPRDSPTSPQFLVTGRKNFDEEKKRLIGYIQKTQQLGASAFDGKESFSFGKLNSEEWNNMFAKHLNHHLSQFGV
- a CDS encoding ABC transporter permease; the protein is MKEFFRLLKREFKLFIGNSTLRTVFFLAPVFYATLLGFVYKSGKVENTPVLVIDRDNTPLSNQLTEMLEDNKSIKVIRYLQEPVSIKDEVIKYEAAAVVIIPSKFEGDMLQKKYPEVNVYINTGNVLTANFATKGLQLTIGTFSAGASMKALQKAGMPASKAATQYEPFKTNYITLFNTTSNYLIFMWPAMLAVVLQQVILLAMAVSFAAEFQGGSFVKEYYRMRKWAFPTMLIKVIPIWVFSILIVGIYYFMHMIFKVPMPEGIFNFIILTAVFVGSASFLGVLISILIPDALKATQILMVIASPAFIISGFTWPLSAMPAFVQFIANIIPLTPFLQAFKILLIQKGSVELTFPYLKHLVILLIIYAILGWIALKIKLWLTFRYVKPETENKEDSFENIDE
- a CDS encoding HlyD family secretion protein, which codes for MQKNISLLFVILFLLGSCDKKKENLNDSEGKTKKDVISFVPKVTGRIVKIFVTEGQTVKKGDTLALLDIPEVSAKIAQAQGAVSAATAQEQMAKNGATADQMKQLQAKYKGLKEQYDFAQKSFRRASNMYRDSLMSPQAYDEVYAKMQGAKAQYDAVVAELDDVKRGTRFEKVEMAAGQASQAKGALQEANVAYSERYIIATNDMEIETISLNAGELATAGFALFNGYIPESTYFRFTVPESEISKYKKGQVVNLQVVYNKENLEGTILYIKQLTRYADITTAYPDYQLQDAIYEIKVKPKDMNKAKNILVNANVILK